In the genome of Streptomyces sp. SAI-127, the window CACCGCCACGGGGGGTTGCGGACCCACATACCGCGCCACCGGCCGGATGATCTTCGAGTCCGCCGCCTGCTCCAGGATGTTGGCACTCCATCCCACCGCCCGCGCCGCCGCGAACGTCGGCGTGAACATCTCGCGGGGCAGGCCGCACAGTTCCATGACCACGCCCGCGTAGAACTCGACGTTGGTGTGCAGCTCCCGCCCCGGCTTGAGCTCGGCCAGGATCGCCTCGACATGGCGTTCCACCTCGACAGCGAAGTCCACACGTGGACCGCCGAATCGCTGGGCGACCTCCCGGAGCATCCGGGAACGCGGATCCTCCGTGCGGTAGATCGCATGACCGAAGCCCATGATCCGCTCACCGGAGAGCACACGCTCACGGATCCAGGCGTCGATGCGGTCGGGCGTGCCGATCGCGTCCAGGGTGTCCAGCGCCCGACTGGGCGCACCCCCGTGCAGCGGCCCGGACAACGCCCCTACGGCCCCCACGAGACACGCCGCGACGTCCGCTCCCGTCGACGCGATGACCCGCGCCGTGAAGGTTGATGCATTGAAGCCGTGATCAATGGTTGAGATCAAGTACTGCTCGACCGCCCGCGCCCGTTGAGGCTCCGGCTCCGCACCCGTCAACATGTAGAGGTAGTTCGCCGCGTACGAGAGATCCTCACGCGGCTCCACCGGCGCCAGCCCCTTGCCCAGCCGGTGCAACGCAGTGAGCAGCGTCGGCACGGCCGCAGCGGCCACGAGCGTGTCCCGTCGCCGCTCGTCCGGGCCGATGTCGTACACCGGGCGGAACCCTTTCGCCGCTCCGAGCAGCGACAACGCGGTGCGCATGCCCGCCAGCGGCCCGGATCGCCCGCTCGCCGCCGCGATGGCCGGCAGCGCCGCCCGCACCTCGTCGGGCAGCCGCCGCAATGCCGCGGTCTCGGCGCGGAAAGCCACGGCCCGTTCGGCGTCCGGCAGTTCGCCGTGGACCAGGAGATGCCAGACGTCCTCGAAGCCGCGGGTCTGTGCGAGTTCAACAGCCGAGTACTGGCGGTAGTGATAGAACCCCTCGCGCCCCCGGACATCTCCGACCTCTGTGTCGGTGACGACGACACCGGCGAGTCCTCGCGGTACGTCGACGAGCGTGGTTGCGGACCTGTTGACCGACATGAT includes:
- a CDS encoding citrate synthase/methylcitrate synthase, giving the protein MSVNRSATTLVDVPRGLAGVVVTDTEVGDVRGREGFYHYRQYSAVELAQTRGFEDVWHLLVHGELPDAERAVAFRAETAALRRLPDEVRAALPAIAAASGRSGPLAGMRTALSLLGAAKGFRPVYDIGPDERRRDTLVAAAAVPTLLTALHRLGKGLAPVEPREDLSYAANYLYMLTGAEPEPQRARAVEQYLISTIDHGFNASTFTARVIASTGADVAACLVGAVGALSGPLHGGAPSRALDTLDAIGTPDRIDAWIRERVLSGERIMGFGHAIYRTEDPRSRMLREVAQRFGGPRVDFAVEVERHVEAILAELKPGRELHTNVEFYAGVVMELCGLPREMFTPTFAAARAVGWSANILEQAADSKIIRPVARYVGPQPPVAVPVMA